A single genomic interval of Methanobrevibacter sp. harbors:
- a CDS encoding 30S ribosomal protein S13, with product MEDDFKHLVRISRKDVNGNKTIEQALTEIKGVGISLSKTMCRILDLDLDAKIGYIADEDVLRIEEILENPQKFDIPRWMLNRREDYETGDDIHLIESDLDMTLRDDLNRMKKTRSYKGRRHEVGLPVRGQRTKSTFRKSSSVGVKRSRG from the coding sequence ATGGAAGACGATTTTAAGCATTTAGTGCGTATTTCAAGAAAGGACGTAAATGGTAACAAAACCATTGAACAAGCTTTAACTGAAATTAAAGGTGTAGGAATCTCTTTATCTAAAACTATGTGCCGTATTTTGGACTTAGATTTAGATGCTAAAATTGGATACATCGCTGACGAAGATGTTTTAAGAATTGAAGAAATTTTAGAAAACCCTCAAAAATTTGACATTCCTAGATGGATGTTAAACCGTAGGGAAGACTATGAAACTGGTGATGACATTCACTTAATTGAATCTGATCTTGATATGACTTTAAGAGATGATTTAAACAGAATGAAAAAGACCAGAAGTTACAAAGGTAGAAGACACGAAGTTGGTTTACCTGTTAGAGGTCAAAGAACCAAATCTACTTTCAGAAAAAGTTCTTCAGTTGGTGTAAAACGTTCACGCGGATAG